The window TGCATCCGGTCGTGCAGACCGAAGAACTTTGCGTCGCACAGCGCGGCCTGGATAGAAACGCTTGCGGACCAGACCCCCTCAGCCAGGAGCGACGTCGTGACATAGGATCCCTTGCCCGTGCGCTCACGCCGGTAGAGCGCCGTCACAATTGCCGAATACAGGCCGACGGCCGTTGCATTGTCACCGCTTCCAGCTACCGGCCAGGTAGGCGGCGCGCCGGCGTCGCGTGTCATTGAAAGCAAGCCGCTTCGCGCCCAATACGCCGTAATGTCGAATCCCGGAAGGTCGGCATCAGGGCCTTTTTCGCCGAAACCCGTGAGATCTGCATAGATCAGACGTGGGTTCCACTCGGCGACGTCATCATACTCGAGCTTCAGTTTCTTGCGCGCTGGGTGAGGCGTATTGACGATGAGCACGTCGGCCCATTTGACGAGCCGCTCCATAACCCGCTGAGCGTTCGGAGATTTGAGGTCAAGCGTGATGCCGAGCTTGTTGCGATTGGCGAGATGCCACGGATAGGCGTCTTCGGCCACCGGCTGTGGGGGCAGCTTGTTCGCCTTTCTCCAGAAGTCGCCGGAGGGCGGCTCCACCTTGATGACCTGGGCGCCGAAGTCGGACAGGATCACGGCGGCGCCGGGACCGGCGATGAAACTTGCCAGATCCACGACTTTCAATCCTGAGAAGATGTTATCGTTTGGCAATGGTGCCTCCTGAATGGTGAACTTCATGAATGTCTCAGCGCCCGTGAAACTGGGCTACGCGCTTTTCGAGGAAGGCGGACGTGCCCTCCTTCTTGTCTTCGGTTGCGGCGCAGAGGCCGAAATACGATGCTTCGAGCAACAAGCCTTCGCTCTGGCTTGTCTCCAACCCCTTGTTCGCCGCCTCAAGCGCAAATCTGACGGCGACCGGCGCGTTGGCGCCGATCTTGTTCAGGATCGCTTCGGCGCGAGCAATCAGATCGGCCGTTGGAACGATCTCGTTGACGAGCCCGATCCGATAGGCCTCCTGCGCGCTGATCATCTCTCCGGATAGAATGAGCTGCAGGGCACGTCCCCTGCCGACCAGCCGGGGCAGACGTTGTGTGCCGCCGCCGCCAGGAAGAAGTCCCAGTGAAACTTCGGGCTGCCCAAACTTGGCACCTTCCGTCGCTATCCTGATGGTGCAGGCCATGGCCGTCTCACAGCCACCGCCAAGTGCAAACCCGTTAATCGCCGCGATCACCGGCTTGCCGAGGTTTTCGATAAGATCGAGAACCTCTTGCCCGAAACGGCTGGACCGTTCCGCGTCGATTGCCGAGGCCTGTGCGAGCTCGCTGATGTCCGCTCCGGCGATGAACGCCTTGTTGCCGGCGCCGGTCAGTATGACGCCCTTCACGTCCGTGTCATTCCGCGCGGCTTCGAACGCAGTTCGCAGATCCGCCCAGGTAGCCCCATTCAGGGCATTGAGCACCTTTGGCCGATTGACGGTCACATAGGCGATCGTGCCCTTCTTGTCGTACAAGATATTCGCAAGTTTCAGGGCCGTCGTTGCAGTTAACGGAGCGGTCGATACCGCGGCGGGCGTAGGCGTGGGCGCTTCTGCTGTCGGGCACATTTCGTCTCTCCTGATCGAAGATGGAGCGGCGGGCAGCCACAGAGGCTGGCCCGCCGCACTCCGTCAAATGAAGGCGCCGATGCCAGTGACGGCCTTGCCGACGATCAGATTCTGCATCTGATATGTGCCTTCGTAGGAGTAGAGTGCTTCACAGTCCGCGAAGAAGCGCGCGGCCTTGTAATCGGCGACGATGCCGTTGCCGCCGAGTAGCTCGCGGGCCCACGCTACCGTCTCGCGACATTTGGCCGTGGCGAACGCCTTGGCAAGCGCCGCGTGGGCGTCTGACAGTTTGCCCTCTTCATGCAGCTGCGCCTGACGCATGATCAGGCATTGCGAGGCCGTGATGTTGGCGATCATCCTGGCCAGGAGATCTTGGACCAGCTGGAACGAAGCGATCGGCTTGCCGAACTGTAAACGCTCCTGGCTATACTTGAGCGCCGCCTCGTAGGCGCCCATTGCGCAACCAGTCGCCATCCACGCCACGGCATAACGCGTCATTTTCAGCACCTTGGCGGTGTCGCGGAACGAGTTGCCGCCCTGAAGGCGGTTTGCTTCCGGCACACGAACATCCTTCAGCGTGATATGGCCGTTCTGCACCACCTTGAGCGCAATCTTGTTCTCGATCTTCTCGACGCTGAAGCCGGGCGTTGACTTGTTCTCGACGATGAAGCCCTTCACTTGATTGTCGGCGAGGTCGCGCGCCCAGATGATCGAGACATCGCACCACGGAGCGTTGCCGATCCAGCGCTTCTCGCCATTAAGGATCCAGGTGTCGCCCTCTCGCTTCGCTGTGGTCAGCAATCCGCCACTCACGCCCGAACCCACCAGCGGCTCGGTCAGGCCGAAACAGCCGACCTTCTCGAAGCGCGCCATCGGCGGCAACCATTGCTGCTTCTGCTCTTCCGAGCCGTCGATGTAGATAGAACCCATCGCCAGGCCGTTATGCACGCCCATGAAGGTCGCGAACGATGGGTCGACGCGTGCGATCTCCATCTGGACAAAGCCCATTAGCGCCACACTCCCCCCCGCGCAGCCGTTGCCATGCATTCCGAGCCCTCCGATGCCCAACTCCCTCACCGCCGGCAGCAGTTCGAATGGGAAGGCAT is drawn from Nitrobacteraceae bacterium AZCC 2146 and contains these coding sequences:
- a CDS encoding crotonobetainyl-CoA:carnitine CoA-transferase CaiB-like acyl-CoA transferase (product_source=COG1804; cath_funfam=3.40.50.10540; cog=COG1804; pfam=PF02515; superfamily=89796) — translated: MKFTIQEAPLPNDNIFSGLKVVDLASFIAGPGAAVILSDFGAQVIKVEPPSGDFWRKANKLPPQPVAEDAYPWHLANRNKLGITLDLKSPNAQRVMERLVKWADVLIVNTPHPARKKLKLEYDDVAEWNPRLIYADLTGFGEKGPDADLPGFDITAYWARSGLLSMTRDAGAPPTWPVAGSGDNATAVGLYSAIVTALYRRERTGKGSYVTTSLLAEGVWSASVSIQAALCDAKFFGLHDRMHPANAAMNVYRASDDTWFVLIITPDKLAAVAKALGRTDILTDPRFSDPAKLMQNMPALTSILDDVFASKPMTYWYEVFSGVHVTFGAVRGPQEVIQDPQLRLNEIVVPLEGAGGKLTSTISSPIQVHGVTKVSARRAPELGEHNEQVLRQLGFSTIEIGELHASGAVPNAKERAAAAIG
- a CDS encoding enoyl-CoA hydratase/carnithine racemase (product_source=COG1024; cath_funfam=1.10.12.10,3.90.226.10; cog=COG1024; pfam=PF00378; superfamily=52096) → MCPTAEAPTPTPAAVSTAPLTATTALKLANILYDKKGTIAYVTVNRPKVLNALNGATWADLRTAFEAARNDTDVKGVILTGAGNKAFIAGADISELAQASAIDAERSSRFGQEVLDLIENLGKPVIAAINGFALGGGCETAMACTIRIATEGAKFGQPEVSLGLLPGGGGTQRLPRLVGRGRALQLILSGEMISAQEAYRIGLVNEIVPTADLIARAEAILNKIGANAPVAVRFALEAANKGLETSQSEGLLLEASYFGLCAATEDKKEGTSAFLEKRVAQFHGR
- a CDS encoding alkylation response protein AidB-like acyl-CoA dehydrogenase (product_source=COG1960; cath_funfam=1.10.540.10,1.20.140.10,2.40.110.10; cog=COG1960; pfam=PF00441,PF02770,PF02771; superfamily=47203,56645) → MISDFQPTNSAEAVMPTKAVAAPLAHKQPKPLPPPNTDFYEVYETLSAEELAIVKRVRAFMEAKVEPVITDYWVKDAFPFELLPAVRELGIGGLGMHGNGCAGGSVALMGFVQMEIARVDPSFATFMGVHNGLAMGSIYIDGSEEQKQQWLPPMARFEKVGCFGLTEPLVGSGVSGGLLTTAKREGDTWILNGEKRWIGNAPWCDVSIIWARDLADNQVKGFIVENKSTPGFSVEKIENKIALKVVQNGHITLKDVRVPEANRLQGGNSFRDTAKVLKMTRYAVAWMATGCAMGAYEAALKYSQERLQFGKPIASFQLVQDLLARMIANITASQCLIMRQAQLHEEGKLSDAHAALAKAFATAKCRETVAWARELLGGNGIVADYKAARFFADCEALYSYEGTYQMQNLIVGKAVTGIGAFI